In the Psychromicrobium lacuslunae genome, CATTACCGTGGTTGGCAACTTGACCAACGATCCGGAGTTGCGGTTCACGCCGTCCGGTTCTGCGGTGGCCAACTTCACCATTGCATCCACCCCGCGTACATTCGATCGAAATTCGAATGAGTGGAAGGACGGCGAAACGCTGTTCTTGCGCGCTTCGGTGTGGCGTGAGGCTGCCGAGAACGTAGCCGAGTCCCTCACTAAGGGAACTCGCGTTATTGTTACCGGCCGCTTGAAATCACGTTCCTACGAAACCAAAGAGGGCGAGAAGCGTACCGTTATCGAACTTGAGGTCGATGAAATCGGCCCCTCGTTGCGATACGCCAATGCCAAGGTGAATCGCACTCAGCGCTCCAATTCAGGAGCGCAGGGCGGCGGGAACTTTGGTGGCAACGGTGGCTTCGGCGGAGGTAACTCCGGCGGAAACTCGGGTTGGGGAGCACCAGGACAGCAGTCCGCTCCCGCCGACGATCCTTGGGCCGCTCCCGCTTCCGGTAACTCCGGTTGGGGCAACGGCCCGGATTCGTCCGAACCGCCCTTCTAAAGATTGATGCACCCCCGAAGTGTCGACTCCGTCGCCACATCGGGTCCCTTGTGCACCACTCTACAAACCCATCAGGGCATTACCGCAGTGTCGTTCTGCGCCACATTGGTTCATGCTCTGTTGTAATGTTCCACTCTCCATCCCGTGGATCAATATCCACGGGCTCCACAACACGAAGGAGCTCCACGATGGCTAAGGCTGAAATTCGCAAGCCCAAACCAAAGTCCAACCCCTTGAAGGCCGCTGACGTCACCGTCATCGACTACAAGGACGTCGCATTGCTGCGCAAGTTCATCTCCGACCGCGGAAAGATCCGTGCTCGTCGCGTCACCGGCGTGACCGTGCAGGAGCAGCGCAAGATCGCTTTGGCGATCAAGAACGCCCGCGAAGTTGCACTGCTGCCCTACTCGGGCGCCGGCCGCGGCAACTAAGGAGAGATAACACATGGCAAAGCTCATTTTGACCCACGAAGTAACTGGTCTTGGTGCCGCTGGCGACATCGTCGAGGTGAAGAACGGTTACGCCCGTAACTACCTGCTGCCTCGCGGTTTCGCGCTTGCTTGGAGCAAGGGCGGTGAGAAGCAGGTTGAGTCCATCAAGGCTGCTCGTGCCGCTCGTGAGCACGCTTCGGTTGAAGCCGCTCAGACCCAGGCTGCAGCACTTTCCGCTGCCCCGGTGCGTCTCGAGGTGAAGGCTGGTGCTTCCGGTCGTCTCTTCGGCACTGTCAAGGCTGAGGACGTTGCAAAAGCTGTTGAGGCCGCTGGCCTGGGCAGCATTGACAAGCGCAAGGTCGAACTTCCCGCTCACATTAAGAGCACCGGGAAGTACCAGGCGAACGTTCGTCTGCACGAGGACGTTTCCGCTGTTATCGATCTGAATGTTGTTGCTTCGCGATAACTAAGCAATCCTGAGCGTCCGCTCCTTTGATCAGGCCGAGGTCCAGGTCAAAGGAGCGGACGTTTTTGCTTTTCTTGCGGCGACTTGCTCGCCCACAATCAGGGTGAAATTTTCGCTCAGACCTCGTTGTAGAGCTCAAAGCATTCTTTGACCAGTTCCTTGAGTACCTCAAGGTCAATCTGCTCGAGCCGGTTGACGTAGAGGCAGGCAACACTGGTCTTGTGTTTTCCCAAGCGCGCTAAGGCTGCCCGGGAAGTGTCGGTGTGGCTGAGAGCGTAGATCGACAGATTGGCTTTGCGGGGTGAAAACCCGACCGCTGGCTGATCGCCTTCGCGGCCACTTTCATACTTATAGTGATTACGGCCAAAGCCGATGATGGCATTGCCCCACATTTTCGGCTGCACTCCGGTTACCTCGGTCATCAGCGACACCAATGTTTCGGCATCCGCGCGACGCACCGGGTCCTGCACTGAATCGAGGAATAACTGTACCGAGGCGTCATTTTCGACAGTTTTGTTCTGCTTTGATTTAGCGTTCATCGACTTCTCACTACCGACTACAGGCTATCTGCGATCCGCTTCGCACTCGCCAAATCGAGCCCGGTGACCTGCCGAATCAGCTTAACGGCTTCAATTTTGCGGCCACCACGTACCAGAGCCTGCGCCTGCATCACCAGTTGCGGGGGGAGTTGCATGGGCTGCTGAGTCGGGCGGCCCGCCGCGGCGTAGCCTTGCACGGGGTAACCTTGCGCTGGTTGGCCCTGCTGTCCTTGGCCCGGTGGTGCGCTCTGCGGACGGGAGACCTGCGCCGAATGGGACCTGGCGGTGAGCTGCTGCAGATAGCGGTCAGCCTCAGAGACCCCCTGGCCCTTATTGCGCCCGACGCGCAGCGCCCAGATCAGCACGATCAACCCTACGATGGCGATCAGCACCACGAAGAACCATTCCATTAGGCAATCCTAGTCGGACGGTGAGGTGCTGCATAGCAGGAATTGGGGCGCTTCCAGGCCTTGAGGCCGAGTGAGAAGCGCGGTTGACCAATCGCCCGGAGGCGGGGTGGCAGGCTAGTTGAGAATTAGCTCGGCGCGGCGGCGCGTGGCCGGGCCGAGCAAATACTCACAACAGATTTTGACACGTTGTCAACATGCAAGCTGTGGATGAAGGTTGTTGAAAAAGAATATTTGCTCCACAGGATGTGGTTAGCGTTGCTGCAGGTCAGAGGCCAATTTCTGCAAAAACTTTTTCTTTATCCACAGACTTGTCCCCAACGTGTGCACACAACACGCCGCACACTCCACATTTTATCCACAGGGCTCCTCGGTGGTGTGCGGTAACGTTGCTAGGTATCAAAATTCGATCCTCCTCACTAGTTCCGTGAGTCTGCTCGGCAATGAATCTGAGTATGAATCTGAGCTTGCTTTGGACACGAAAATGTCGGTGCTTGAGGGTAGAAATAATCAGGATGTTCAGTTGCCGGTTTGCCGAGTTGAGGCTCGATTTTCCAAACCGCAGAATTTAGTGAAGGGGTGGTCACGGCAATGTCCGTCACGAGTCCCGATGCCTCGCCAAGCTCACTTCGTGAGCCAGATTTCGCCCGCACGCCGCCTCAAGACCTGGTCGCCGAGCAGAGCGTATTGGGCGGCATGCTGCTCTCCAAGGATGCCATTGCTGATGTCGTCGAGGTGCTGCGAGGGCAAGACTTCTACCGACCAGCCCACGAAAACATCTACGAAGCGGTGCTCGATCTTTACGGGCGCGGAGAACCAGCTGATGCCGTGACGGTTGCGGATGAGCTAACCAAACGCGGTGAGATCTCCAAAGTCGGTGGTCCCGCCTATTTGCATCAGCTCATTCAATCGGTGCCGACAGCGGCGAACGCCGGGTTTTACGCTCAGATTGTCAGCGAGCGTGCGGTACTGCGGCGTTTGGTCAATGCTGGCACCAAGATCGTGCAGCTTGGCTACAGTAATGACGGCGAGGTTGAAGACATTGTCAATGCCGCGCAGGCTGAGGTCTTCGCGGTCGCCGAACGCCGGGCCGCGGAAGATTATGTACCGCTCGGTGAGGTAATGGAATCGGCGATGGACGAGATCGAAGCCGCCGGCCATCGCGGTGAGGGAATGGTGGGGGTGCCCACTGGCTTCTATGACCTCGATGATCTGACGCACGGCCTGCACCCGGGACAGATGATCGTTATTGCCGCCCGCCCGGCCGTCGGTAAATCGACTTTCGCACTGGACATTGCCCGGTCCGCGGCAATTAAGAACAAGATGGCCACCGTCTTCTTCTCGCTCGAAATGAGCCGCACCGAAATCGCAATGCGTTTAATGAGTGCCGAGGCCACCATTCAGCTTCAGGATTTGCGTAAGGGCACGGTCAAAGACGAACAGTGGGCGAAGATCGCCAAGGTGATGGGTCCCCTGAATGAAGCTCCGCTTTTCATTGACGACAGCCCGAATATGTCACTGATGGAAATCCGAGCAAAGTGCCGGCGCCTCAAGCAGCAACATGACCTGAAGCTAGTGGTTCTGGATTACCTGCAGTTGATGTCATCGGGAAAGCGTGTTGAGTCGCGTCAGCAAGAAGTATCTGAATTTTCTCGGGCCTTGAAGTTGTTGGCCAAGGAACTCGGGGTGCCGGTGATCGCGCTATCTCAGCTGAACCGTGGCTCCGAGCAGCGTAATGACAAGAAGCCGATGGTATCCGACCTACGTGAATCGGGTTCCATTGAGCAGGACGCGGATATGGTGATCCTGCTGCATCGTGAGGATATCTACGATAAGGAATCCTCGCGAGCGGGTGAGGCTGATGTGATTGTCGCCAAGCACCGTAATGGCCCGACTAAAACCATCGTGGTCGGCTTCCAAGGACACTATTCCAGATTCTCCAATATGGCACCCGACGCCGGTGGCGGGATGTAGCACCCGATTAAACCAAGAGCCCCGTTTGCATTCGGGGCGGAATGCGAACAGGGCTCTCGGCGGATCAGCGGATTTAGCTGAAAGCTAGTGAATCCATCGAATGAACTTCGTTCACGTCGCTGCTGGTGATCCAGGACCACGGTGCGGTGAAGAAGCCGCCGTTACCCCAGCCGGTGCCCCAGCTGTTCTGCACGGTGACGCCATTGGCGTCGTAGCCTACAACGGTCACTTCATGACCCCAATCCAGGAGGGTTCCCTGTGACGGGTCGTAATAGGAATTACTGGAGTCAAGGCCCTCGAAGTTGCTTCGCCCCCGGAAGCCAATCGGCACCGGGTGACCTTGCGAGATGGCGGCCTTAATGCCGGCCTTGCGGTCAGCATTGGTCAGGTTGGTGAAGCTGCCCAGCTTGTAGTTCAGGGCATTTGCCTTCTGGCTAGCGGTTGGCAATGTCTGATAGTCATTGACGTCAGAGTTGTAGTGCGCCTTGGTATCAATGCCGCGTTCCTTCTCCATTGGCAAAGCGATGGAAGCCCAGGTCCCCGAATCCTCGCCGTCATTGTATTCATCGACGATTTGCGAGTAGATGAAAATCGGAGCCATCGGGCCGCCCTGGGCGTTCGCTTCATTCATCAAGATGCCATAGCCTGCATATCCGGTGGCCCAGGTAACGCAGGAACCAATTCTGCCCTGATTGCCCGGGGTCACGGCGTACTGCTTGAGCGAGTAGGACGTCGGAGCGGCAGCGAACTTCAGCTCAGCAGCTGGCTTCTTTGCCAGCTTGGCCTGATCTGCTGCGGCTGCCTTGAAATTGAAGCCGTGGCCATAGACCTCCACGGAGTGTGCTCCGCGCTGCACGAGAGCTGTTGTCGGTGCTGCTTGGGCAAGCCCTGCGCCCGATGCCAGAGTCAGCGCAGCAGTGACAACTGCGAGAGCGGAGAAAAACCTGTTTTTGTTCATAGTGAAATTAACTCCCTTGTTAATAACAGATGATTCCGAGTGGAACCTCCAGGAGCGTAACTCCGCAGTCTGAAAGTTCAATATGAATAATCTGGTAACTCGCCGCATGAAGGTGAAATTGCACAGACTGTTACTTTTGAGTAGCAAATTCTGACAGTCGAGTGGCGAAGTTTTGCATTGCTAAGCGTCTGCTCCAGGCCCGAAGTTACGGGGTCTCGGGGGCTAGTTGCCATTCTGGTGCGCTGGGTGGTGTTCGCAAGATAGTCGGTAGCTGACGCATTGCGGCCAGCCGAGACTTGCTTATATAGCAGCGAAAGAGCCGACAGGGAGTGAATTATGAAGAATTGTTGCGCGAGTTGCCGATTCACTGGAATTGCGAGGAATTATGCCGATAAGGGCGAACCTATTAAACCTAACTTCAGTGTGGCACCCGCTGGGACTTAAGTCAGCCCTGCCGGTGCTCTGGGTTGAGAGCACCGGCAGGGCTGCTTACTACTGTTTACTTAAGGACCTTTCTTAGCTGAGCGCCAAGGTGTTCATTGAGTTGACCTCATCGACGTCGCTGCCGGTGATCCAGGACCACGGTGCGGTGAAGAAGCCGCCGTCACCCCAGCCGGTGCCCCAGCTGTTCTGCACGGTGACGCCGTTGGCGTCGTAGCCGATAACGGTCACTTCGTGACCCCAGCCGGCTAACTCGCCCTCGGAGGGATCGTAGTAGGAGTTATCCGAATCTAGGCCATCGAAGTTATCGCGGCCCGAGAAGCCAATGGCCACCGGGTGCCCCTGGGAGATAGCAGCCTTGATGCCAGCCTTGCGGTCAGAGTTAGTCAGGTCGGTGTAGCTGCCGAGCTTGTAGTGCAGGGCATTGGCCTTCTGTGCCGCGGTCGGCAGGGTCTTGTAGTTGGTAGTGCCCTGAGTGTAGTCAGACTGGGTATCGATACCGCGTTCCTTCTCCATCTTCAGCGCTATGGCGGCGTAGGTACCGTTATCCTGGCCGTTGTTGTATTCCTTAACGATCTGGGAGTAGATGAACATCGGGGCCATCGGGGCGCCTTTTGCCTTAGCTTCATTCATCAGAATGCCGTAGCCGGTGTAGCCGGTGGCCCAGGTGACGCAAGAGCCGACAGGTCCTTGATCGCCGGGAGAAAGGGTGTACTGCTTGAGCGAATATGATGCCGGTGCTGCCGCGAATTTGAGTTCCGGCGCTGGCTTGTTGGCGTGAGCCTTCTTTGCAGCCTGGACATCAAAGCCATGACCATGGATCTTGCCCGCGGAGTCGATGCTGTGCTGGGTGCTGGGCTGAATAGCTGGTGCGGTGGTGGCTGCCTGAGCCAGGCCCGCCCCCGAGGCCAAAGCCAGCGCGGTGGTGGCAACGGCGAGGGTAGAGAAGAAACTACGTCGTTTCATAGTGAAATTAACTCCTTTGTTAATAACGGTAGGTTCCGAGTGGAACCTCCAGGAGCGTAACTCTGCAGGCTGGGAGTTTCTCAGGAATAATCTGGCAATTCACCTGAAACAGTCTAAGGGAATTTATATTGGGTGAAATTGCACCTCCATAAGGGTTTATTTCCGCCGATTTGGGCGCCGGAACCGCTGGCTGTCGATGCTGCGATCGAAGCCACTTCGCCCGTTGTTATTGGGGTGGTGGGTGGCCATCGCTTTGCCGAGGAAGCTTCCCTGAGGGTTCGGGGCAAGTGAGATGACGTCTGGGGAGGGGGGTCCGGGAAGGTCAGTCAAGTTGATTGAGATAGGTACTTCATTCATTCTTTCGATATTTCTAGAGGTGAATTAAGATCGGTCCGGAAAATGCGAATTTGCCGAATGGGTCCTGCATGAATTACGGCGTTATTGAACTATTTGAGGAATCGGTTGACTCTTTCCGCTTGACGAACGGTAGGTCGTCCGCCAGGAGGGCACGTCGCAGGCCCGCGAAGTTCTCTCGTTTAGTGAGATCATCGCGCTACAGCGAGCTCACTAGGTGAATCGGTTCACGTTCCTCGACCGTAGGGTGACCGCTGTCGTTAAGAAGTCACCTCTTGTCGGGAAGGCGCTTTTTTGTAAAACTTGATCAAGTGATCAACTTTTACAAAACGTTATCTTCTCGAGAGGAAAACCAGTGAAATCAATAAAATCGCGAGCCGGAGCTTCGGCTTTGGCTCTGGTCTTGGCCGCGCCAGCGTTGGGGCTTATTGGCGCAAATACTGCTCAGGCTGCCTCCTATGTTAACTGTGGAGATGTGAACTGGAGTGACGCCTCCGGCTGGGAGCCGATTGGCTCGCAGGGCGCACTAAAGCAAGATAAGTTTGCCTACACGCTCTACAACGCCACTCCGACCTTCAATGTCAGCGATTCTCGTATCGCCCAGAACAACACGATGCAGGACATTAACACGACCTTCACTTCATCTCAGTCCAAAACCTTCACGCTCTCGGTTTCCGCCAGCGTCTCGGCAAGCTTTTTGAAGTTCCTCTCGGCTTCGGTAAGTGCCACCATCACTAACTCCACAACAACGCAGATCGGGGTCTCGGTCACTACTGCGGTGCCGGCTGGAAAGACCGTTCAGGGTGACTATGGTGTTCAGGCGTATAACATCAACGCCGCCGGCGTGAAATACACCCGAATCTGGCCAAAGGGTGCTGTTGGTGCGAACAGCTATCAGTGCCAGAAGGAAGATATCGCGCTCAATAATGTCAACGCTCCGACTAATGTCGAGGGCTGGAAAGTCACGGTTCAATAGTTACGATGCAATAAGCCAGGATCACTCAACGGGCCCTTGTCCACTGGCTGCGGCCTAGGTTTAGGGTTCGACTGTGAGCCCAGCGTCTCCCGCCGGACATAATGTCGGTGGCTAGCGAATTAGCGCGATGCGGGCGGGCGGTGCCCCGATTGGCGAGGCGCCGCCCGCCCACGTCCAGCAATCATTAAGCAAAACTGAAGCACTATCCAGAAAATCAGTGTCATTGCAATTGCACCAATCTCTGAGTCGATGTATTCTGTGATGGTGGCCACATAGCTCTCCTCGGGTTTAGCTCCCTTCGGACGCTCTGATAGTCACGCTTGGGCTTTGCGGGCCCTCGCGCCGTCGCTGAGGCGGTTATTTAGACGGTCAATCGCGTAATTGAGGAAGTAAAGAAGGAACTATGACACAGCCACAAACAGAGCCCCAGCCCTGGCGCGGGGTTAACGTCGCCACCACTCTGCCGTTCAAGGATGACCTTTCCGTCGACTATGAAGCCTATGCGGACCACGTCCGGTTCCTAGCCTCCTCTGGTGTCGATGGGGTTGCCCCTAATGGTTCGCTCGGCGAATACCAAACCCTGACTCTTGAAGAACGTCATCGGGTGGTCGAAGTTGCGATTGAAGCGGCGCCCCAAGGTTTTAACGTGATTCCCGGAGTGGCTTCCTACGGCGCTCAGGAAAGCGTGCGGCTGACCGAGCACGCCGCCGAGGCTGGTGCGGCCGCGGTAATGCTGCTGCCACCGAATGCTTACCGGGCAGATGCCGAGTCCATTATTGATCACTACCGCCGGGTTGCTGCAGTTGGACTGCCGATTTTGGCTTACAACAACCCGATTGACACCAAGGTCGACCTTTCCCCTGAGATTCTCGCGCAGCTGCATCAGGAGGGACTTATCGTCTCGGTCAAGGAATTTTCCGGTGATGTGCGCCGAGCCTACGAAACCCGTGAGTACGCGCCTAATCTCGATGTGCTGATCGGCTCAGACGACGTCGTGCTCGAGCTGGGCATTGCCGGCGCGGTCGGCTGGATTGCCGGCTACACCAACGCGATTCCGGAGTCGACGGTGGAGCTCTACCGGCTCTCGACCTCCCAGGAGCCGGAGGATTGGAAGAAGGCGCTGACCATTTACCGCGATCTGCACCCGCTGCTGCGCTGGGATTCCAAAACTGAGTTCGTACAGGCTATAAAGCTTTCCCAGGACGTGACCGGACGCAAAGGCGGCATTACCCGTCCGCCGCGGCTTGAGTTGCCGGAGCCGATCAAGCAGCGGATCATTTCCGACACCGAAGCTGTGCTCTCCAAGGGCTACAAATAGTCGCTCGGTGGCGCACGCTCCGATGGTGTGGCTGTCGTAGTTCTGGCAGCTAGCCCTTTAGTACCCGGTGTCTTAATCAGTTCAGCGTCTTAATCAGGAAGCGGGGCGGTCGTGCAGTTCACTGCGGAAAGCCGTTTTGAAACAGTGGAATCGCATACCGAAGGTATGCCTACCAGAGTGGTTGTCAACGGGGTAGGTGTACTCCCCGGTGAGACCATGGCCGAACGTCGCGAATGGTTCATGAAGCATGCTGATCAGCTGCGTACCTTCCTGATGTACGAGCCGCGCGGCCATGCGGCCATGAGCGGTGCCATTTTGCAACCGCCAACGCGGGATGACGCAGACTTCGGTGTGCTTTTTATTGAGGTTTCTGGCTGCTTGCCGATGTGTGGCCATGGCACCATCGGGGTGGCCACGGTATTGCTGGAAACCGGTCTGGTTGAGGCGGTCGAGCCGGTCACCACGATCCGGCTAGACACCCCGGCCGGATTAGTGGTGGCCGAGGTGGCGGTATCCGGCAAGAAGGCCACCTCGGTGACCATCCGCAATGTGCCGTCCTTTGCTTATCAACTGGATGCACGGGTGAGCGTTCCTGGTCTTGGCGAGGTTAAGTATGATCTTGCTTTTGGCGGGAACTTCTACGCCATCGTTGAGCTTGAATCGCTCGGTCTGCCTTTCGACCGCGCTGCCAAGGATCAGCTATTAGCTGCCGGTCTGGACATTATGGCCGCCATTAATGAACAGAATCAGCCGGTGCATCCGCAACGGCCAGATATTGTCGGCTGCCATCACGTCTACCTGCAGGCGGCTGACTCCACAGCGCAGCATTCCCGGCACGCGATGGCCATTCACCCGGGTTGGTTCGACCGCTCCCCTTGTGGCACCGGCACCAGTGCCAGGATGGCGCAACTGCATGCCCGGGGCGAATTGCCGCTCAATCAGGAGTTTGTGAACGAGTCTTTCATCGGAACCCGTTTCATCGGGAAGCTGGTGGAAGAAACCACCGTCGGTAGCTTTCCCGCGGTGCTGCCCACAGTCACCGGCCGGGCCTGGATTACCGGCACCGCCGAATACCGCCTCGATCCCAGTGATCCGTTTCCGGAAGGCTTCTTGCTTTAGCGAGCAGCCAGGCTAGCGACAACGGAACGAGTAGCGAAATGCGGAATGAAATGGATGATCTGGTGATTATCGGCGCCGGCATAGTTGGCGCGGCCTGCGCCTATTATGCGGCCAAGGCTGGGTTGAGCGTGACAGTGATTGAGCAGGGCAGCATTGCCTCGGGTACCTCTAGTCGGGGCGAGGGGAATTTGCTGGTCTCCGATAAGGAAGCCGGTCCGGAACTCGACTTGGCCCTGTATTCGGAACGGATTTGGCGCACCGAATTGGCGGAATACGCCGAACTCTGGGAATACGAGCCGAAGGGTGGTTTGGTAGTG is a window encoding:
- a CDS encoding C1 family peptidase, with the protein product MNKNRFFSALAVVTAALTLASGAGLAQAAPTTALVQRGAHSVEVYGHGFNFKAAAADQAKLAKKPAAELKFAAAPTSYSLKQYAVTPGNQGRIGSCVTWATGYAGYGILMNEANAQGGPMAPIFIYSQIVDEYNDGEDSGTWASIALPMEKERGIDTKAHYNSDVNDYQTLPTASQKANALNYKLGSFTNLTNADRKAGIKAAISQGHPVPIGFRGRSNFEGLDSSNSYYDPSQGTLLDWGHEVTVVGYDANGVTVQNSWGTGWGNGGFFTAPWSWITSSDVNEVHSMDSLAFS
- a CDS encoding DUF1801 domain-containing protein, which codes for MNAKSKQNKTVENDASVQLFLDSVQDPVRRADAETLVSLMTEVTGVQPKMWGNAIIGFGRNHYKYESGREGDQPAVGFSPRKANLSIYALSHTDTSRAALARLGKHKTSVACLYVNRLEQIDLEVLKELVKECFELYNEV
- a CDS encoding proline racemase family protein, encoding MQFTAESRFETVESHTEGMPTRVVVNGVGVLPGETMAERREWFMKHADQLRTFLMYEPRGHAAMSGAILQPPTRDDADFGVLFIEVSGCLPMCGHGTIGVATVLLETGLVEAVEPVTTIRLDTPAGLVVAEVAVSGKKATSVTIRNVPSFAYQLDARVSVPGLGEVKYDLAFGGNFYAIVELESLGLPFDRAAKDQLLAAGLDIMAAINEQNQPVHPQRPDIVGCHHVYLQAADSTAQHSRHAMAIHPGWFDRSPCGTGTSARMAQLHARGELPLNQEFVNESFIGTRFIGKLVEETTVGSFPAVLPTVTGRAWITGTAEYRLDPSDPFPEGFLL
- a CDS encoding single-stranded DNA-binding protein; the protein is MAGETTITVVGNLTNDPELRFTPSGSAVANFTIASTPRTFDRNSNEWKDGETLFLRASVWREAAENVAESLTKGTRVIVTGRLKSRSYETKEGEKRTVIELEVDEIGPSLRYANAKVNRTQRSNSGAQGGGNFGGNGGFGGGNSGGNSGWGAPGQQSAPADDPWAAPASGNSGWGNGPDSSEPPF
- the dnaB gene encoding replicative DNA helicase, whose translation is MSVTSPDASPSSLREPDFARTPPQDLVAEQSVLGGMLLSKDAIADVVEVLRGQDFYRPAHENIYEAVLDLYGRGEPADAVTVADELTKRGEISKVGGPAYLHQLIQSVPTAANAGFYAQIVSERAVLRRLVNAGTKIVQLGYSNDGEVEDIVNAAQAEVFAVAERRAAEDYVPLGEVMESAMDEIEAAGHRGEGMVGVPTGFYDLDDLTHGLHPGQMIVIAARPAVGKSTFALDIARSAAIKNKMATVFFSLEMSRTEIAMRLMSAEATIQLQDLRKGTVKDEQWAKIAKVMGPLNEAPLFIDDSPNMSLMEIRAKCRRLKQQHDLKLVVLDYLQLMSSGKRVESRQQEVSEFSRALKLLAKELGVPVIALSQLNRGSEQRNDKKPMVSDLRESGSIEQDADMVILLHREDIYDKESSRAGEADVIVAKHRNGPTKTIVVGFQGHYSRFSNMAPDAGGGM
- a CDS encoding C1 family peptidase — encoded protein: MKRRSFFSTLAVATTALALASGAGLAQAATTAPAIQPSTQHSIDSAGKIHGHGFDVQAAKKAHANKPAPELKFAAAPASYSLKQYTLSPGDQGPVGSCVTWATGYTGYGILMNEAKAKGAPMAPMFIYSQIVKEYNNGQDNGTYAAIALKMEKERGIDTQSDYTQGTTNYKTLPTAAQKANALHYKLGSYTDLTNSDRKAGIKAAISQGHPVAIGFSGRDNFDGLDSDNSYYDPSEGELAGWGHEVTVIGYDANGVTVQNSWGTGWGDGGFFTAPWSWITGSDVDEVNSMNTLALS
- the rplI gene encoding 50S ribosomal protein L9 → MAKLILTHEVTGLGAAGDIVEVKNGYARNYLLPRGFALAWSKGGEKQVESIKAARAAREHASVEAAQTQAAALSAAPVRLEVKAGASGRLFGTVKAEDVAKAVEAAGLGSIDKRKVELPAHIKSTGKYQANVRLHEDVSAVIDLNVVASR
- the rpsR gene encoding 30S ribosomal protein S18 produces the protein MAKAEIRKPKPKSNPLKAADVTVIDYKDVALLRKFISDRGKIRARRVTGVTVQEQRKIALAIKNAREVALLPYSGAGRGN
- a CDS encoding dihydrodipicolinate synthase family protein → MTQPQTEPQPWRGVNVATTLPFKDDLSVDYEAYADHVRFLASSGVDGVAPNGSLGEYQTLTLEERHRVVEVAIEAAPQGFNVIPGVASYGAQESVRLTEHAAEAGAAAVMLLPPNAYRADAESIIDHYRRVAAVGLPILAYNNPIDTKVDLSPEILAQLHQEGLIVSVKEFSGDVRRAYETREYAPNLDVLIGSDDVVLELGIAGAVGWIAGYTNAIPESTVELYRLSTSQEPEDWKKALTIYRDLHPLLRWDSKTEFVQAIKLSQDVTGRKGGITRPPRLELPEPIKQRIISDTEAVLSKGYK